In Polyangiaceae bacterium, the genomic window AGCGTCATGGTCTCCTGGTACAGACGCGGAGCCATGGCCGCGACCGCCAGGTAGAGGCCCCCGAGGGTGACGACGTAGACCAGGATGATGGAGATCGCGCGGGGCAGCTTGGCCCGCTCGCAGAGGTCCACCGCTGGCGTCAGCACGTAGGCGATGATGAGCGCCATGATGAACGGCAGGATCACCTCCGCCGCCCACCAGATGGTCAAGAGCGCGAACAGCCCCGAGGCGCTCAGGAAGACCAGGCGCGAGCGCGTCCAGCCGAAGCGGCTCCCGCGCGGCTCCTCGATGATGAGGGGCTCGGTCACCGGGCTTCCTCCGCGCCGGCGAAGTGCGGCAGGAGCTCTTCCCAGGTTCTCTCCAGGTACTCGGGCATCACCCGCACGTCGGCGATCACTGGCATGAAGTTGTTGTCCCCGGACCAGCGCGGCACCAGGTGCACGTGCAGGTGCTCGTGGATCCCGGCGCCCGCGGCCCGCCCGAGGTTCATGCCCACGTTCAGCCCCTCGGCACCGCTGGCCGTCTGCAGGCGCGCTGCGCTCTCGGTGACCAGCCGCCAGAGGGCGTCGTGCTCCTCGGGCGCGAGCTCCGAA contains:
- a CDS encoding HIT domain-containing protein, with the translated sequence MSERLWAPWRMDFIRQAEKPEGCVLCGYVGREVGRASRVLVRQEHAYVVLNKYPYAAGHLMVVPNRHTASPSELAPEEHDALWRLVTESAARLQTASGAEGLNVGMNLGRAAGAGIHEHLHVHLVPRWSGDNNFMPVIADVRVMPEYLERTWEELLPHFAGAEEAR